TCATTCTGACTCCCTGCGCTTGAAACACTGCTCGAATGATTGCGGTTCTCAGTAGAATCCTCATCCAGTTCATCAGCTTGAGAAACAGACACACACAAAGAAAAAACGGCAAAGATTATTGCCATATAGGATAATATACACTTATACATTTAAAAACCTTCCTAAATAAATAAATTCTCAATCGAAGTACATATAGAAATAAAATAAGTAGATCGTCAATAAAAAAATATTATAGTATAGTTTGAAACTATTTCATGGCTGAATCAATCTGCGAAAATGTCTGAAGCGCATGTGCGCAGGAAGGCTTCGGGAGGCAACCTATCTCTAACGACTCCGATTGTTGCCCACCCTAGTGGGGTGGCCTGCCTTTTGCCATCCCTACGCCAAGGTGAACTTTTGAAGTATAATATGAAAGGGCCCGTCTACGCTTTGCTTCGACGTGGCATCCGCTTCTCTAACGCGACGTATCACAAATCCTAACGGATTTATCACGTCGTAGCGTAAGCGAAGACGGATGGCGGAGGGAGTGGGATTCGAACCCACGGTACCAATGAAGGCACAACGGTTTTCGAGACCGCCCCGTTCGACCACTCCGGCATCCCTCCGAACCATTTTCATAGTGGGAAAACTAACCCAACGCCCCCTTCCCTTCAAGTAGCTATTTTTCATAATTTAGATCAGCTCAAATGTTTTGAATTACCTATCAACATTCCATCTGCAATAATTTTAAAGGACTCCTGATCTCCCTCCACGTTAAGAAAATTCTAAGAAGCCTTAAATCAACCCGATCGGTACTATTAATGCAAATATTTATTCTTAAAGATCAAAAACATCCCGAACGGGTTTATTCTCTTGCATTTATGGTTTTTTGTGCTAAAATCGTCCCGAAGAGGTTGATTCATGACAATACTAACAAACATTAAACAGCTCGGACAAATCATCCAACAAGGACGAAAAGCACAGACTTTAACGCAGGAACAGCTCTCTGCAATCAGTGGCGTCGGAGTCCGATTTATTCGTGAACTAGAACACGGGAAAGAGTCCTGTCACATTGGTAAAGCACTTCAAGTCATTCGCATGCTGGGCATAAACCTAATTATTGAGGAGTAAAATAGGATGAGGCGAATTTTGGATGTTTACCTATACGATGTATACGCCGGTCAGCTTGTACAAGACGACTCAGGTGTTTTATCATATGCGTATGATTTATCCTATTTAGCCAAGAGTAATCCTGCAATTTCACTCTCGCTTCCCCTACGTTCTGAAGATTATGAAGGAAAAATCGTCAAAGCCTTCTTTTCGGGCATGTTACCAGAAGAATTAGTTCGCCACCGTTTGGCAAGATACTTAGGAGTTTCAGAAAAAAACCCATTTGCGCTTTTAGAAGTCATTGGAGGTGAGTGTGCGGGTGCTCTATCCTTGTATCCTGAAGGTCAAGCACCTCCAGAAGCCAAAAAGGACGACGTAGAAATCCTTGACGATAAAAAACTCAAGGAAATTCTAAAACTGCTTAAAAGGCAACCTCTGCTTGCTGGTGACGACGGCCTTCGCTTATCACTCGCAGGTGCACAAGACAAAATTGCCGTAAGAATCCAAAGTGGTAAAATATCCTTGGTTAGAGGGTCAACCCCTACAACGCACATTCTAAAACCCGTCATATCGGATATAAAAGATAGCGTACACAATGAATTTTTCTGCATGCAACTATCTCAACTTATGGGAATTGAAACCCCAAACGTAAATATACGTTGGTTGGGTGAAACGCCATACTATTTGGTCGAACGTTACGATCGAACAACAGATGAAAACGGCCATATTACAAGGTTGCACCAAGAGGATTTTTGCCAAGCATTAGGGATTATGCCTGACATCAAATATGAACGAGAAGGGGGGCCTAATATTACACAATGCCGAGAGGTATTGCTAAAACACTCAGCAACGCCTGCAGCAGATCACATGAGCTTTCTCAAAAGAATCATTTTTAACTACGTGATTGGAAATGCAGACACACACGGAAAGAATTTTTCCTTGCTGTATAAAGACATTAAACCAAATTTATCCCCCAACTATGATCTCTTATGTACAAGCGCATACAGTGAGTTATCAACCAAAATGGCAATGAAAATAGGTGGTAAATACAGACCCGAGGATGTTTTCCTACGGCACTGGAATCAACTAGTCCCAGACACAATGGCTTCCAGAAGAAATCTAGAGGCACAGCTTAAAAAAGTTTCACAAGAGCTGGTAGAAAGAGCTTATACCCTCAAAGAGACTCTAAGCTCAGAAGGTATCAAATCAAGCATTTTTGACGATATTGGCAAAACAATCACAAAACGTGCAAAACATATAAGACAGCTTTGGTAGAGAAAATATCGTCTCTCGCCACAACCCCACCCCTCAATACGTGCCTGGGCCTGCCTCCATGCAAGCCTTGATCTCTTCGGGCAATTCTAGGGTCGTGTTTTGCTCGGTTCCATATAGGCGGATTAAGCGCTTGAGCACAAGACGAGGACACTTTTCCCAGATACGCTGATCAACCATAATATGGGCTTCCCAAATAACTTTTCCCATATGCCACTTTTCATCTTGGAAAAAGCCATTTCCCATGGTGACACCAATATATTTTTTGTCCCATGCAATGGTTTGATAGGATGTATAGGGTATG
This genomic interval from Alphaproteobacteria bacterium contains the following:
- a CDS encoding helix-turn-helix transcriptional regulator, with translation MTILTNIKQLGQIIQQGRKAQTLTQEQLSAISGVGVRFIRELEHGKESCHIGKALQVIRMLGINLIIEE
- a CDS encoding type II toxin-antitoxin system HipA family toxin; its protein translation is MRRILDVYLYDVYAGQLVQDDSGVLSYAYDLSYLAKSNPAISLSLPLRSEDYEGKIVKAFFSGMLPEELVRHRLARYLGVSEKNPFALLEVIGGECAGALSLYPEGQAPPEAKKDDVEILDDKKLKEILKLLKRQPLLAGDDGLRLSLAGAQDKIAVRIQSGKISLVRGSTPTTHILKPVISDIKDSVHNEFFCMQLSQLMGIETPNVNIRWLGETPYYLVERYDRTTDENGHITRLHQEDFCQALGIMPDIKYEREGGPNITQCREVLLKHSATPAADHMSFLKRIIFNYVIGNADTHGKNFSLLYKDIKPNLSPNYDLLCTSAYSELSTKMAMKIGGKYRPEDVFLRHWNQLVPDTMASRRNLEAQLKKVSQELVERAYTLKETLSSEGIKSSIFDDIGKTITKRAKHIRQLW